The DNA sequence ATGATCTTTGTAGCCCTGAGTGGAAAAAAAATCACGGGGTAATCCTTTTCCAACCTATGATTCGGCTTTAGGTTAATCTCGTTATGAGAGCAAATGAAAATTGACTCATCGGTACCTTAATTTCTATAGGGTGTCTTTGATGTCTCCATCCAAAAGTCCAAAGTTTCCTAATTTTCTGTTAGCATGgatattttctttctcctgAAGTATTTATTGGAGAACATGTATCCAGAATGTTTTGTATATTAgcattttccttatctttttggtAATGATAAGTTTCTTCCTTTAATTGCTTCTTTTGATATGACTTTGATCTTTATTGATTAGAAATCTATATCTGGTTAGTGCTTTCATTACTTTGTATTGATTTCCCACCATGCAGTTTGTATTAGAATTTTGAGAAGTTCTATGGAAAGATTTCTTGTGAGATTTTCCCCATTGGCAGGAGAATTTTGTCATTATTGTCATTAGTTTCTATCACTTTGAGTAAAAATTATGTGAAGTATTTTCAAATGAAAGGACATCTCCTATGATTTTGTTTCATATTTGATACATCTCTGCAACTTTTTATTTGGAACTTAATTTGTAAATCCTGAAGAGCACTTGAAGAGTAGCTTTGACTTGTATTAACAGAGGAGTTCCATTATTGCAATTTTGTCTAGTACAAtccatttaaaaatttatgtctATCATGCCATGACAGTACTTTGATTTACTGGTACATCTTTTGTTCGTTTGTTTTGTAATTAAATAGTTTAGGGTCTGTTTGGAGTGACTTTGGCTTTTAACTTTTGGTGTTGTGCAAATCTTGTGGCGCATACTTTGACTGTTATTTAACACAAAACGGCCAAAGCCTTTTGAAACATACAAAGATGAATATGTAGAATGGCATGtaatttttcagtattttttttttaaaatatttggaaaaatttttaaattttggtggGAAAATAGATAGCTTTTTCCTCATCAGAAGTTGCAACAAAAGGGtccttattatttatttattttatggcTTTTTCTAGCTGTTAATTTTCCATTAGGATTATTGAAGGGCCACCTAGATGAATTTAGGTGTCCTATATATGTCAAGTGTGCACATCACTGCACCAGCCTCCCACATTATGGGACCTGGGGTGAATTGTCAAATAAATTTGTGCAGCCTTTTCAATCCACTGCAGTGTCAATTTTTCCCTGACCTCCGCAGTTTGTTTAGGAAGGAGCAACCTTATGATGAGCATTCACGTTTTGCTTTCTTATATTGAGATACCCGTGAATTATAttttgttggaatatataaatattaaaccacgccttcttctataagcttaagcttttagagcagttggctgtggtcccataaaatctaacatggtatcagagcatgaggtcccgagttcaaatctttccaggcccatATTTGCCTTCCCAATAAATATTTCCACACTTAGTACTAGgtaaaaagaccagactaagcgtgagggggagtgttggaatatataaatattaaaccatgccttcttctataagcttaagcttttagagcagttggctgtggttccataaaatctAACATATTTCCTTGAGGCTTCTTCATGCTCCTTCCATATATATGGAGCAATAGCAGGAGCGGCTTAGTATGGTGATAATCAGATAAGCACGTCAGAAAGCAAGAAATATGTCTTCAGATTATCTACATGGGACTTTTTTCAGCCTTAGTGGTTTGAAATTACTGAACAATTAGGCATCTCGTGATCAAGGCTGTATTGCATCTTATTCAGGTGATCTGGAAGCCTACCAGCAGGTATCGCTGAAGCTTAAACTTGGTGTACTTGAGGATGAGTACACTGTAAAGAAAAATTCTATTTCATTAAGATCCAAAGAAAGCAATGCTGACACAGATGTGGCTGGACAAGTTAAGACAGGTTTGCAGAATCCTCACTGTATAAGAAATATTAAGGCATATCCTATTTGTGAAGAATTATTGAGTTATATATCCATGTATGTGCTTTTGAACTCAGGCCGGTATTGCCGGTAAACATTCCCTCTAAAAGAATGATCTCTGCCCCATGGCTTTTGTTTTCTCTGTTACGCTTGTCTTTAAATGATATGCCATTTTATCCGTTCAGGCAGAATTCCAGTCCGACTGTATATTTGCAGTGCTACTGAAGATTTTGATGAGTTAGAGGATGCACCccaaattgatagctgggacaAGATCTCTTACATAAATCGTGCTGTTGAGGTTCTCAAAGAAGAAGGTAAACCATGACAGGCTTGATTTTACCTAATTGGCAGCATTACCCTTGTGTTATACCTGGTGGTTTGCCCTGTCATTTTATTTCCCCCTCCATGATAACAGCATTCCTTGTCAGTCATTTCcctattatgaatttttttttttccgttggtCAGATAACATAATTTTATGTTCGGGCTACTCCAAACAGCCTACTGGTAAGGCTCAGTTTGTGTATCTGGTTGGTAATTGAAATAGCTGAAcgacccaaaaaataggaaaaaagaaaaacgcgAAAAACCCAACAGATCAGACAACCAAAACAAATCTAGGGAACATATCCAGtcgaaaaaagaagatgaatagcAAGAGATTCTGCCCTAGatctgcaaaaggaaaaaaaattggcaaaaaaaggaTTGGCGATTGAGCAAATTGCTTGATGAGAAAGCAAGCAATCGTGGACTTTGCCAGAAAGATTGACAATGTCCGACAACTTGTCTGGCAATTTTCGATGAGATCTTCACAACCttgttccttctctctctctctctttctctctctcagtgATGAAATGAGAAGCAGATCAGCGACTCCTCTCTCTACTCCCAGACTGTTTATTTCCAAGGCATAACCTGTATTCAGGCGCTTCCGGTTGATCAGTAATCACATTGCTCTGATGAAcaacaaaatatcaaattgcTGTCTGTTTGTGTTCTCCTCGCAGGCATTaacaaagaatgaagaagatgaagaccaCCTCTCATCTAAAATCTAGCTGATCTAATTCTGTATTTTTTATTGAGTGTTACTACTGTACCGATTAATTTTTGCCATACTTTTTCAATTTAAAAGTAAAACCtctaaaacttttgaaaatgaaaaaaagtgaaGTGCCTAAAACTAATGGGGAACCAGAAACCCGATTCATCCTGAAATATTTATTTCGGCTAATCGGTTGAGGTTAACCTGTTCATGTATGGAATCTTTGGGCAGGCTCGGTTTTCCACTAATGTCTGCTCCAATCGGAACCCTTGACACCTGTAGATGCAGCCAGGGACTTGATGCTTGTCTAGATTCTATTGCCCAAGTCCAAAGGACTGTCAAATGAAGGATGTTTAAACTTCTGACAGTCAAAATGGATGGGATAATGCTTCAAAGTTCAGGTTCAGGTGTTTGACTCATAGAATGCCAGAGATAAGTAAAATGGTTCTGACAGCATTTCGCCTGTGTTTTACCTGGTGTTTGACTTAAAGGAAAAACACAAGTAAATGGTTCTCACTCTAAGGCCTTCCCATACCAAGAGCGACTTCATGTTATGTACGCCTCATTTTGTGTGATGAATGCCTCTTATGTTGTGTCCATTTGCAGTCCTGTTTAATATGTTGACCTCTTCATTCCTTTAACTCTGTCAGGATAGATGTATATCTTGACAAGCTATCTCAACAATTTTGAGATTCCTTTTATAAAATTGTTAATTTAGCTCGTGGAATGTAGGGAAATGCTTCACACTAGGTGATGCAGTGAAGACTCTTTTACCAGAGATTTTTACGGACAAATCAGTCATCAATGAGGATTTGTCTAAAACAGAAGTTGAGGATGACAAGAACGCTCCTTGTGTTTCTCAAGAGGACAACCAAGATGCGAGTGGAAGTGCCGAAGAGAGGACAGAAGAAATTTGTGCAGCTATCAAGCctcatttttcatcaaacactGCTGAATTAAAGCTTTTAAGAATCCACGGCATTGAGCCAAAATTGGAGATACCTTTCTCTTGGGTTGTGAACAACTTAATGCACCCTGAACATTTTCTTCACATTTGTGTGTTTATTAAACTTGCACAGGCAAATCCTCGATGACTATGGGTCTTATACTTGTTTTTCCCGTTCTAGTCGTTATATCCTTGATCTCTTAGAATGAGAAATTTCTAGAATTCATTTGCTGTAAAGAAACTGTACAGAAAGTCACGATATAAATACGGGGGTCTCGGTATAGAAGACTCTCTTCACTTActgttttgctttcttttgttgTCTCTTCATTGTGGTCTACTCAACTATGACTTTGAATATATGTTAGGGGCAGCTCTCCGATGGCCGGTGCAGTCAATCACTTTCTAGGTTGTGTTTGAGATTCTTTAGACGGAAGCCCTGGGGAGTCAGAATTCCTCTATGAGTAATCCGAGCATCAGATGAGCAATATCGTGGTGGCCACTTCTTAGAGAACATTTCCAGTGAAAATTCTTTTCAAGCCGGAAACATTCATagccacatatatatatatatatatatatatatatatatatatatatatatatatattcttttgatACATGGTCCCTGGAATAAATAGCTTTTTCTGGTCATTCATTTTGTGGCTTCTGAATTTTGATTTCATTCAGTTGGGTCACTATTATTGGGTTTTGGAAACTCAGTTTCAAATTGATGTATTGGGGAAAAGGATGGGCGGCGCTATTTTGACTCCTATTTTGACTAAAGCACTCATTGTTTTAGTTAAACGACCAAAACGCCGTCATCTCTCACTCTCTTCAAgtaattgtttctttttctattaaacTATTTGACAAAATTGTCTTTATTTCTATCGTCCATGTTGTCAGTTTCACAATATAAATACTCCAATATATTCAACAAAATCTCATCTTATCTTGCATTAACTTATCGCTTTCCCTCGAGAAGGTGGTTAATTTTATTATATATCTCATATTTTCAATCATATAACCTACATAGATTATTACAATTTTATATTAATGATGGCTATAAGGCTCATCAATACACAATTAATTGtctattttttatcaaatgatttgagagaaactttatttcaaagttggaAATTAAAAtccaacatatatatatatatatatatatatatatatatatatatatatatatatctagcCAATCTTGACCTTGTCGGtgttttttgtaaaaaaaaaattatggatttttaaagttaagtattttttattttgtgcttTCTATTGagctttttgaattttaatccgaATTGCAAGATGGAGATTGAGAATTTTGTTATAGATTCTTCACTATCAAGCCAAcattaaattatttcaaaagaaagttttaagcatattttaaagttttgatatACTTGCTCTAAGGTTGATTCTATAATCGATAATAGAACAACAAGAagttcttgttttttcctttttgtgttgATGTTTTGTTCATATGATCGATACGCTCTAAACATAAACATACTTGACATTTGATTATGTTTCCAACAAATTAGCCATTTCaatattttgttcaatttttcttttccattgttgATTACGATTGGCTAGAtaattagattgaattttaatcttcaactttgaaatatagtatcaaaatattgataaaaaatagGTAATTCATTGTGTGCTTATAAGAAGTCTTATATAGGAAATTATAATATCCTATGTTGCTTTTGCGATTAAAAATACGAAACCataaattagatttaacaaATTTCACTAGGCAAAGTGATAGCAGGATGCAAGATAAAATTGTCTCTTGTTGAGTATATGAAGCATTTATATTGGAAAAATAACGAGAAAGATGATAGAAATAATATAGGTATTTGGTTAGCTTGATATAAAAACAAACAATAAATTGACGAGAAAAAGGAGGGTTTCggtcatttaaataaaaaaggagtgTCTTAACTAAAATGAAGGTGGAAATAGTGTCGCCCAAAAGAATATACGAATGACAAAGCTGAGCTCGAAGACTGAACGGGTTCGGGAGAAATCGGGCTTTTGTTATATATACGCTGCTACAACATGCAACAACGTGGGCCACACAAATTTGTTAGTGACCACCTATGGTCCATGCTGAGTTACCTAAGACTACGAAAGCTTTTTACgtagttttaagaaaataagattATTACAAAACTACGTCGTCTTTGTCCAGGACATTCCAGGAAAAGGTTTTCCTCTGGTCGAGTCATGTTCTGGGTTGCATAGCATTTGAGCTCTGTTATCGTTTATATAACCGGAAATGCTTGAACATGACCAAAGAAACAGAAAGGttaatcaaatattcaaatgggAAAGGGTGTCAAAATGGGTAAGTGATTCAGTTTGATTGCAGGGGGGAGCCCAATGTTGCATGAAGTCAACATTAACGCATTAGTAGATTCTCTCCATGTCGTCTGTACAGTGCGTAGTTCTTATCGTGGTTGCTACTAGAACAAGCCTGCCGAATACTCTGTGGCAGAAGGTTTTGCTAGTGTTCCCAACGTGAATGTGTTGTATTTAGATACGTGATTCGAGTTCATTGATGCAACTGAATGCGCGTAAAGAAGCAAGAGGTAGTCAAGAATGCACGTCTTATTATTCCATTCTTTAGTTTCATATTATGACATTTTGGTGCTCAATGCATATAGGATTATACTCTCAGCAGCCAGACAATGACCGGGAAGGCTCTAAATTGCAGAGGATTGCCTGCAGTTTGAATCGATGTCTTCATCGCTTATTCCATTCCTCTAGGATCCCAGCAGTCTGAAAAGTCAAGCGCAATCAGGTTTCAGAATGCTGTCGCTCGCATCGCTGAGagtgaattttatttaaaatggtAGCCGTAGGGCCACTGGATCCTTACTTTTGCAACCGCGACTGCGACCTCTTTGTGCTGCAAAACAACAAAGCAAAATGCCTCAGCTTTCCACAGGAAATCCCGATAAGGCATGTGGTAGAAGGAATCTGATCCTATCATTCAATCGAGACTTGAAATGCGTCAAGAGCTGCAGCAATCATCTCAGGAAATTACCTCATTGTGGGCTGAGGTTTTGGCAGTGGCTTTGGTGCGGGTTGTTCGGGTTCATCGATTTTAATGGGAACAGTCTTCATCTGTTACATCAAAAATGAATTCCAGACCTTTATTTTTCTGAAGGGCATGAAGTTCTGTGGCATGCTCGTAGAGTAAAAGGGGGAAGTGAGCAGAGGAGTTACCGTGTTCCTGAGTTGAAGGCTATAGAACATCTGGATATATCTCTGCTTTGCTTGCTTCTGTTCTTTGTTCAGTTGCTTCCAAAAGGTATAGATGCTTCCCATGTTCAACATCTTGTCTGCATATATTTTCCAGGTGTAGCTGCAAAGCAAATGAGTTTTGGTCAAGTCAATTCCATGGAAGTGTGCGGGATTTTCGCGAAGATTACACTTACCACTCATTAATGCGTTTCAAGCCCTCTGCAGATATCTTGTTCCAATGCTCACTGTCCACCTTACACTTCTCGAAGAAATCGGCAATTTTGTTGCTGGACTCTTCCCCATGATTGGGGTCAATGTGGAATCCAGACACTCCATCGACAATGATCTCAGCAGGGCCGCCTTGATTGGTGGCGAACGTGGGCAACCCACAGTTCATTGCCTCGATTACGGTCAGACCGAATGCTTCATAGAGAGCAGGCTGCACGAAAGCTCCCCTTGTATCTGCAATACATCGGTAGAGTTCTCCATTTCGGTACCGATCTGTCTGCGCTGCTATCCATCGGATCTGACCCTTGAGTTGGTACTTCTCTATCAACCCGTGCATCTTTCTTATTTCAGCCATTTCTTCCCTATCTTTGGACTTGGAAGGATCAAAGAAGCCCCCAACAATGACAAGGTTAACCAAATTCCTGAGCCTTGCATTCTTCCCATACCACTCTACTAGACCAGTTATGTTTTTCACTGTGTCGAGTCTTGCCATAGAGAAGATGATAGGTTTCTTCTTGTCCGCGAGATACCCACTATTGCGACAACGGTCAAATACGATGGTGATTAAAGTGTAATAAGATAAATTGACACACACGTTTTGGAGCTCCGGACACGGCCTGGAATAGCAATACTTACATGTGCTCGTCATTGTCCACACGGCTGTACAGTAGCTCCTCGATTGCAGGATGGAATGATGTGACTCTTCTCTGTTTCTCCGAGTA is a window from the Rhodamnia argentea isolate NSW1041297 chromosome 8, ASM2092103v1, whole genome shotgun sequence genome containing:
- the LOC115745360 gene encoding autophagy protein 5 isoform X1, translated to MEAREYVWKGAIPLQIHLHESEVTTLPPPPPLLVLASRVGYLPLLIPHLKPHFGGALPPGADTVWFDYNGLPLKWFIPTGVLFDLLCPEPQRPWNLTVHFRGYPSNVLVPCEGEDSVKWSFINSLKEAAYIITGNCKNVMNMSQSDQSELWQSVMNGDLEAYQQVSLKLKLGVLEDEYTVKKNSISLRSKESNADTDVAGQVKTGRIPVRLYICSATEDFDELEDAPQIDSWDKISYINRAVEVLKEEGKCFTLGDAVKTLLPEIFTDKSVINEDLSKTEVEDDKNAPCVSQEDNQDASGSAEERTEEICAAIKPHFSSNTAELKLLRIHGIEPKLEIPFSWVVNNLMHPEHFLHICVFIKLAQANPR
- the LOC115745360 gene encoding autophagy protein 5 isoform X2 encodes the protein MEAREYVWKGAIPLQIHLHESEVTTLPPPPPLLVLASRVGYLPLLIPHLKPHFGGALPPGADTVWFDYNGLPLKWFIPTGVLFDLLCPEPQRPWNLTVHFRGYPSNVLVPCEGEDSVKWSFINSLKEAAYIITGNCKNVMNMSQSDQSELWQSVMNGDLEAYQQVSLKLKLGVLEDEYTVKKNSISLRSKESNADTDVAGQGRIPVRLYICSATEDFDELEDAPQIDSWDKISYINRAVEVLKEEGKCFTLGDAVKTLLPEIFTDKSVINEDLSKTEVEDDKNAPCVSQEDNQDASGSAEERTEEICAAIKPHFSSNTAELKLLRIHGIEPKLEIPFSWVVNNLMHPEHFLHICVFIKLAQANPR